The nucleotide sequence GGTCAGGCCTTCGTTCTCGACCGCGCGGGTGCCTGTTTTATGCAACATGTTGGCACATTGGTAGAGGCGAAAGAAAACCCTGTTGGCCAGCGCCATGCGGGCGGAAGCGTCATTTTCATTAGGGGAAACCATAGATATCTTCGTGAACTGGGTTGCACGGCGAAGCTATGCCAACGCATAATACGTCAACATCTTTACCTAAATGCCGATTGGAAGCCGGCGCGACCGGCCAACGATAGCAAGCCCGCGGATCCAAGGAGAACCTGATGCAACGATTCGAAGACAAGACAGTGGTCGTCACCGGCGGCGGTGGCGGCATCGGCGGCGCGACCTGCCGCCGTTTCGCGCGCGAAGGCGCGCGGGTGGCGGTGCTCGACCTGAACCCCGGCGCCGCCAAAACGGTCGCCGCGCGCATCGAGGCCGAGGGCGGCCGCGCGCTCGCGCTGCGCTGCGACATCACCGAGCGCGCGAGCGTCGATGCCGCGGTGGCCGCGGTGCTCGAGCGCTTCGGCGCGATCGACGTGCTGGTCAACAACGCGGGCTGGGACGTGTTCCGGCCCTTCACGAAGACCGAGCCCGCGCAGTGGGAGAAGCTGATCGCCATCAACCTCACGGGCGCGCTGCACATGCACCACGCGGTGCTGCCGGGCATGGCGGCGCGGAAGGCGGGCCGCATCGTCAACAT is from Variovorax paradoxus and encodes:
- the badH gene encoding 2-hydroxycyclohexanecarboxyl-CoA dehydrogenase, whose amino-acid sequence is MQRFEDKTVVVTGGGGGIGGATCRRFAREGARVAVLDLNPGAAKTVAARIEAEGGRALALRCDITERASVDAAVAAVLERFGAIDVLVNNAGWDVFRPFTKTEPAQWEKLIAINLTGALHMHHAVLPGMAARKAGRIVNIASDAARVGSSGEAVYAACKGGLVAFTKTIAREHARHGITANVVCPGPTDTALFADYKEGAGNPEKLMEAFTRSIPLGRIGQPDDLPGAILFFASDDAAFVTGQVLSVSGGLTMNG